A genome region from Arachis duranensis cultivar V14167 chromosome 6, aradu.V14167.gnm2.J7QH, whole genome shotgun sequence includes the following:
- the LOC107494735 gene encoding putative fasciclin-like arabinogalactan protein 20: MEKINLFTLRTPLFLVTVVSLLFPSAASSTEALLTLAVQTLTDAGFLSMALTLRLASPSIPLPSANNATVFVPPNAAFIRSGPLPLSLLKYHILPDRLPLQNLSSLQPNTPLPTLLPNSYLSITSSSSNKLSLNDVVVSKTPIFDDGSLLLLAIDDFFNSSSLQELESEPARTNAETFAAVTEVLKSNGCSVMATFLDAQLSTEFGDERKFTIFAPLDEAFAVNGVRNIGDYSTIFRKHVVPKLITWRDLIRLPNESLLPTFSDGFEINVTVSPRMRFLNGVLVAVPDMFRSDLVVVHGIHGLLDSNRVEQCHSAMC; this comes from the coding sequence ATGGAAAAGATTAATCTTTTCACGCTACGCACTCCTCTCTTCCTCGTCACCGTCGTCAGCCTCCTGTTCCCCTCTGCCGCATCCTCCACCGAGGCCCTCCTTACCCTGGCGGTGCAAACTCTAACCGACGCCGGCTTCCTTTCCATGGCCCTCACCCTCCGCCTCGCGTCCCCTTCCATCCCCCTCCCTTCCGCCAACAACGCCACCGTCTTCGTCCCCCCAAACGCCGCCTTCATCCGCTCCGGCCCGCTCCCGCTCTCACTCCTCAAATACCACATCCTCCCCGACAGGCTCCCACTCCAAAACCTCTCATCTCTCCAACCAAACACGCCCTTACCCACTCTGCTCCCAAATTCCTATCTCAGCATTACCTCTTCCTCCTCCAACAAACTTTCCCTAAACGACGTCGTCGTTTCCAAGACACCAATCTTCGACGACGGTTCATTACTCTTGCTCGCAATCGACGACTTCTTCAACTCATCTTCGCTCCAAGAATTAGAATCCGAACCCGCCCGTACTAACGCCGAAACGTTTGCCGCCGTCACCGAAGTCTTGAAATCTAACGGCTGCTCCGTTATGGCCACGTTTCTTGATGCTCAGCTTTCGACGGAGTTTGGTGATGAGAGGAAGTTCACGATCTTCGCGCCGTTAGATGAGGCGTTCGCCGTTAACGGCGTGAGGAATATCGGCGATTACTCTACGATTTTCCGCAAGCACGTCGTGCCGAAGCTGATTACATGGCGCGATCTGATTCGTCTTCCTAACGAGTCTCTGCTGCCGACGTTCTCCGACGGGTTTGAGATCAATGTGACGGTTTCTCCGAGGATGCGGTTCCTCAACGGTGTTCTGGTGGCGGTTCCGGACATGTTTCGCAGCGATCTCGTCGTCGTTCATGGAATTCATGGCTTACTTGATAGCAATAGAGTGGAACAGTGCCACAGTGCTATGTGCTGA
- the LOC107494747 gene encoding uncharacterized protein LOC107494747 isoform X1, translated as MATLKFLPVWASVSVTFMVVVVAAMFISAESTIYVNFSRVPPPRSRSSNAVFQFLVETLDGYNACKGYNCSFQCELDGKAYPCHGHGIVLKNLTQNQEHYFLLNVTTNKGERNSSVYSWFIDTIPPTAAITSEETYTSGKRVAIDITFSEVCTGLGGFKCQNSTNCDVLVAGHAQVVASSFQIIKPGFKYSLDLILSSKIVYGHAVISMVENTCADQAGNKFMRTNGSTLIIHFDRRPVMVDFWTSVPSYELKINSIPRTVIATCKPEDMIIFLDFSIPIRNSTEQILSALHVNSSILTPFHDRSNEARRFSFMLNNISRTEIITIELQATSILGRTGIPVSPVAPITFLFDSMRPSVILRTSSLSRPRDSDINIIAEFTKPVFGFDASMIEVLGGRLTRLQDLSRALYSLTVHAESENEVSVTIPAGKVTDISGNENLASNQLVFKHYSAPAICIALYSFVSAGTIATSLIAAMVLLSSANLEAISILALGGANCPTSNPSMNLNGMVGHLQVFALTSWFSADQPVKYLETTRGLRWLIPHHKLPWTDSDTSSSISEKENLSGRTNGLSEHNSRNRDHQLPTKITTRSGWLHNHQHNISRANIVYGLPLSSIEYFSYFLRGEPMSASMVVKGMENYKGWQDMEMNLFWLGIGGGCLILAHVFIILFLRRRTGKPPRGSFSVPRFELFILILLLPCLSQSSAYLIKGGSTRGIITGVLLLAIPAAFILSVSLFITIVINSGKFAQYKEFNQVPNQEVWYKNLWFLFVGKPTTGKWFYRDGLPSSFLSGFGILFDNCKGSPVLVLGDQHELNTMTKWTESGQRGNERIKGVNSEDSNEENKNSIFRRVLGCMQQYYIILDLLRRVGMGMISVAYPPEKTSKSLFALVITLLQFIYLFTIKPYISRSVHVVESVSLLCEAGVFGIFVIQSGSKSTEARTLELIMIVLLLLTFIAQLINQWYAMVNTLLRLSKPQTNSLRHGLKLAAKGLILPFLPKKHWPSVVSTFSQTETEQLSVNPASSGTELGRRKRAGYMDPVSAMTATVVPVQSPHTPSPNVTERQDPRNSKAATNAHIEVEGIWLTGHKAGINDELKMLRELAKAGFSRDDRVDEASTSYTLDAQLPSDEPYLGIPKPRY; from the exons ATGGCAACTCTCAAGTTTCTTCCAGTGTGGGCTAGTGTTAGTGTTACATTCATGGTTGTGGTGGTAGCAGCAATGTTCATCTCAGCTGAATCAACAATCTATGTTAACTTCAGTCGTGTTCCTCCACCGCGGTCGAGGTCTTCTAATGCTGTTTTTCAGTTCCTAGTAGAAACTTTGGATGGTTACAATGCATGTAAGGGATATAACTGTTCATTTCAATGTGAG CTTGATGGCAAAGCGTACCCTTGCCATGGTCATGGCATTGTGTTGAAGAACCTGACACAAAACCAGGAGCATTACTTTCTTCTCAATGTCACTACAAACAAAGGAGAAAGAAATTCATCAGTTTACTCATGGTTCATAG ACACAATACCTCCAACTGCAGCCATTACTAGTGAAGAGACATACACAAGTGGAAAAAGGGTAGCAATTGATATTACATTCAGTGAAGTATGCACTGGATTAGGTGGATTCAAATGTCAGAACTCAACAAACTGTGAT GTTCTGGTAGCTGGTCATGCCCAGGTTGTTGCATCTTCATTCCAAATTATCAAACCAGGTTTTAAGTATAGTCTTGACCTGATTCTCTCCTCGAAAATTGTGTACGGGCATGCCGTGATCTCGATGGTGGAGAATACTTGTGCTGACCAGGCTGGAAACAAGTTCATGAGAACTAATGGTTCTACTTTGATTATTCACTTTG ATAGAAGACCAGTAATGGTGGATTTTTGGACTTCTGTTCCATCATATGAGTTGAAAATTAACAGTATCCCAAGAACTGTCATTGCAACATGCAAACCAGAGGACATGATAATTTTCTTGGACTTCAGCATTCCTATAAGAAATTCAACAGAGCAAATTCTAAGTGCGCTACACGTTAACTCCAGTATCTTAACCCCTTTCCATGATAGAAGTAACGAGGCACGCCGATTTTCTTTCATG CTCAATAACATCTCAAGAACTGAGATTATCACAATTGAATTACAAGCTACATCAATACTTGGAAGAACAGGCATCCCTGTCTCTCCTGTTGCTCCGATTACATTCCTTTTCG ATTCCATGAGACCTAGTGTGATACTAAGGACCAGCTCCCTCAGTAGACCAAGGGATTCTGACATCAACATCATTGCCGAGTTCACAAAGCCGGTATTTGGCTTCGACGCCTCTATGATAGAAGTCTTGGGAGGAAGATTGACAAG GTTACAGGATCTATCCAGAGCTTTGTACTCATTGACAGTCCATGCAGAATCAGAGAATGAAGTGTCAGTTACCATTCCTGCAGGGAAGGTAACTGATATTTCAGGAAATGAAAATTTGGCATCCAACCAACTTGTATTCAAGCATT ATTCTGCCCCTGCAATATGCATTGCATTGTACTCATTTGTGAGTGCTGGAACAATAGCAACATCACTGATAGCTGCAATGGTTTTGCTTTCCTCTGCAAATCTAGAAGCAATAAGCATACTTGCTTTGGGAGGTGCAAACTGTCCTACTTCCAATCCATCAATGAATCTAAAT GGAATGGTTGGACACCTTCAAGTCTTTGCGCTTACAAGTTGGTTTTCAGCTGATCAACCTGTCAAATACTTGGAGACAACAAGAGGTCTACGGTGGCTCATACCTCATCACAAGCTTCCTTGGACAGATTCCGACACTTCGTCTTCAATATCAGAAAAAGAGAACCTTTCAGGGAGAACTAATGGCCTGTCAGAACATAATTCTCGCAACAGAGATCATCAACTTCCAACTAAAATTACCACCAGATCGGGTTGGCTTCATAATCACCAGCATAACATAAGTAGGGCAAATATAGTTTATGGTCTACCACTCAGTTCCATTGAATATTTCAGTTATTTCTTG AGGGGAGAACCAATGTCTGCTAGCATGGTCGTCAAAGGAATGGAGAATTACAAAGG GTGGCAGGACATGGAGATGAACTTATTCTGGCTTGGCATAGGAGGAGGGTGTTTAATTTTAGCTcatgttttcataattttattccTCCGGCGGAGGACAGGGAAGCCACCTCGGGGCAGTTTTTCAGTTCCTAGATTTGAGCTATTTATTTTGATTCTCTTGCTACCTTGTCTTTCTCAGTCGTCTGCTTACCTAATAAAAG GTGGTTCAACAAGGGGAATTATAACAGGGGTGTTGTTGCTGGCAATCCCTGCAGCATTCATCTTATCAGTATCCCTATTTATTACTATTGTAATCAACTCAGGAAAATTTGCCCAGTACAAAGAATTCAACCAAGTACCTAATCAAGAAGTGTGGTACAAGAACTTATGGTTCCTTTTTGTCGGGAAACCAACCACGGGAAAGTGGTTTTACAGGGATGGATTACCATCTTCTTTCCTCTCAGGCTTTGGAATTCTCTTTGATAATTGCAAGGGTTCTCCAGTGCTAGTCCTAGGCGATCAGCATGAACTAAATACCATGACCAAGTGGACCGAAAGCGGCCAAAGAGGGAATGAAAGAATTAAGGGGGTCAACTCAGAAGATAGCAATGAGGAAAACAAAAATTCCATTTTCAGAAGGGTACTAGGATGCATGCAACAATACTATATCATCCTTGACTTATTAAGAAGAGTTGGTATGGGAATGATATCTGTAGCTTATCCACCAGAAAAAACAAGTAAAAGCCTTTTTGCTCTGGTAATTACATTACTACagtttatttacttatttaccATAAAGCCATATATCAGCAGGAGTGTCCATGTTGTGGAAAGTGTTTCTCTCTTGTGTGAAGCAGGTGTGTTTGGTATATTTGTCATTCAAAGTGGTTCAAAATCAACTGAAGCCAGAACTTTGGAACTAATTATGATAGTTCTTCTGTTACTAACCTTCATTGCACAGCTTATCAATCAATGGTATGCTATGGTAAATACCTTATTAAGACTCTCAAAGCCTCAGACTAACTCTTTAAGGCATGGATTAAAGCTTGCAGCCAAGGGATTAATTCTGCCTTTCCTCCCGAAGAAGCATTGGCCGAGTGTTGTATCGACATTCTCCCAAACAGAAACAGAGCAGCTTTCAGTTAATCCTGCGAGCTCAGGGACAGAacttggaagaagaaaaagagcagGCTATATGGATCCAGTCAGTGCCATGACTGCTACTGTAGTTCCTGTGCAAAGTCCTCATACACCTAGCCCCAATGTGACTGAAAGACAAGATCCCAGAAACTCAAAAGCAGCCACAAATGCTCACATAGAAGTGGAAGGTATATGGCTAACAGGACACAAAGCTGGAATCAATGATGAGCTGAAGATGTTAAGGGAGCTTGCAAAAGCTGGCTTCTCTAGGGACGACAGGGTGGATGAAGCAAGTACCAGTTACACTTTAGATGCGCAACTTCCATCGGATGAACCCTATTTGGGTATTCCAAAGCCAAGATACTAA
- the LOC107494747 gene encoding uncharacterized protein LOC107494747 isoform X2: MATLKFLPVWASVSVTFMVVVVAAMFISAESTIYVNFSRVPPPRSRSSNAVFQFLVETLDGYNACKGYNCSFQCELDGKAYPCHGHGIVLKNLTQNQEHYFLLNVTTNKGERNSSVYSWFIDTIPPTAAITSEETYTSGKRVAIDITFSEVCTGLGGFKCQNSTNCDVLVAGHAQVVASSFQIIKPGFKYSLDLILSSKIVYGHAVISMVENTCADQAGNKFMRTNGSTLIIHFDRRPVMVDFWTSVPSYELKINSIPRTVIATCKPEDMIIFLDFSIPIRNSTEQILSALHVNSSILTPFHDRSNEARRFSFMLNNISRTEIITIELQATSILGRTGIPVSPVAPITFLFDSMRPSVILRTSSLSRPRDSDINIIAEFTKPVFGFDASMIEVLGGRLTRLQDLSRALYSLTVHAESENEVSVTIPAGKVTDISGNENLASNQLVFKHYSAPAICIALYSFVSAGTIATSLIAAMVLLSSANLEAISILALGGANCPTSNPSMNLNGMVGHLQVFALTSWFSADQPVKYLETTRGLRWLIPHHKLPWTDSDTSSSISEKENLSGRTNGLSEHNSRNRDHQLPTKITTRSGWLHNHQHNISRANIVYGLPLSSIEYFSYFLRGEPMSASMVVKGMENYKGWQDMEMNLFWLGIGGGCLILAHVFIILFLRRRTGKPPRGSFSVPRFELFILILLLPCLSQSSAYLIKGGSTRGIITGVLLLAIPAAFILSVSLFITIVINSGKFAQYKEFNQVPNQEVWYKNLWFLFVGKPTTGKWFYRDGLPSSFLSGFGILFDNCKGSPVLVLGDQHELNTMTKWTESGQRGNERIKGVNSEDSNEENKNSIFRRVLGCMQQYYIILDLLRRVGMGMISVAYPPEKTSKSLFALVCLVYLSFKVVQNQLKPELWN; this comes from the exons ATGGCAACTCTCAAGTTTCTTCCAGTGTGGGCTAGTGTTAGTGTTACATTCATGGTTGTGGTGGTAGCAGCAATGTTCATCTCAGCTGAATCAACAATCTATGTTAACTTCAGTCGTGTTCCTCCACCGCGGTCGAGGTCTTCTAATGCTGTTTTTCAGTTCCTAGTAGAAACTTTGGATGGTTACAATGCATGTAAGGGATATAACTGTTCATTTCAATGTGAG CTTGATGGCAAAGCGTACCCTTGCCATGGTCATGGCATTGTGTTGAAGAACCTGACACAAAACCAGGAGCATTACTTTCTTCTCAATGTCACTACAAACAAAGGAGAAAGAAATTCATCAGTTTACTCATGGTTCATAG ACACAATACCTCCAACTGCAGCCATTACTAGTGAAGAGACATACACAAGTGGAAAAAGGGTAGCAATTGATATTACATTCAGTGAAGTATGCACTGGATTAGGTGGATTCAAATGTCAGAACTCAACAAACTGTGAT GTTCTGGTAGCTGGTCATGCCCAGGTTGTTGCATCTTCATTCCAAATTATCAAACCAGGTTTTAAGTATAGTCTTGACCTGATTCTCTCCTCGAAAATTGTGTACGGGCATGCCGTGATCTCGATGGTGGAGAATACTTGTGCTGACCAGGCTGGAAACAAGTTCATGAGAACTAATGGTTCTACTTTGATTATTCACTTTG ATAGAAGACCAGTAATGGTGGATTTTTGGACTTCTGTTCCATCATATGAGTTGAAAATTAACAGTATCCCAAGAACTGTCATTGCAACATGCAAACCAGAGGACATGATAATTTTCTTGGACTTCAGCATTCCTATAAGAAATTCAACAGAGCAAATTCTAAGTGCGCTACACGTTAACTCCAGTATCTTAACCCCTTTCCATGATAGAAGTAACGAGGCACGCCGATTTTCTTTCATG CTCAATAACATCTCAAGAACTGAGATTATCACAATTGAATTACAAGCTACATCAATACTTGGAAGAACAGGCATCCCTGTCTCTCCTGTTGCTCCGATTACATTCCTTTTCG ATTCCATGAGACCTAGTGTGATACTAAGGACCAGCTCCCTCAGTAGACCAAGGGATTCTGACATCAACATCATTGCCGAGTTCACAAAGCCGGTATTTGGCTTCGACGCCTCTATGATAGAAGTCTTGGGAGGAAGATTGACAAG GTTACAGGATCTATCCAGAGCTTTGTACTCATTGACAGTCCATGCAGAATCAGAGAATGAAGTGTCAGTTACCATTCCTGCAGGGAAGGTAACTGATATTTCAGGAAATGAAAATTTGGCATCCAACCAACTTGTATTCAAGCATT ATTCTGCCCCTGCAATATGCATTGCATTGTACTCATTTGTGAGTGCTGGAACAATAGCAACATCACTGATAGCTGCAATGGTTTTGCTTTCCTCTGCAAATCTAGAAGCAATAAGCATACTTGCTTTGGGAGGTGCAAACTGTCCTACTTCCAATCCATCAATGAATCTAAAT GGAATGGTTGGACACCTTCAAGTCTTTGCGCTTACAAGTTGGTTTTCAGCTGATCAACCTGTCAAATACTTGGAGACAACAAGAGGTCTACGGTGGCTCATACCTCATCACAAGCTTCCTTGGACAGATTCCGACACTTCGTCTTCAATATCAGAAAAAGAGAACCTTTCAGGGAGAACTAATGGCCTGTCAGAACATAATTCTCGCAACAGAGATCATCAACTTCCAACTAAAATTACCACCAGATCGGGTTGGCTTCATAATCACCAGCATAACATAAGTAGGGCAAATATAGTTTATGGTCTACCACTCAGTTCCATTGAATATTTCAGTTATTTCTTG AGGGGAGAACCAATGTCTGCTAGCATGGTCGTCAAAGGAATGGAGAATTACAAAGG GTGGCAGGACATGGAGATGAACTTATTCTGGCTTGGCATAGGAGGAGGGTGTTTAATTTTAGCTcatgttttcataattttattccTCCGGCGGAGGACAGGGAAGCCACCTCGGGGCAGTTTTTCAGTTCCTAGATTTGAGCTATTTATTTTGATTCTCTTGCTACCTTGTCTTTCTCAGTCGTCTGCTTACCTAATAAAAG GTGGTTCAACAAGGGGAATTATAACAGGGGTGTTGTTGCTGGCAATCCCTGCAGCATTCATCTTATCAGTATCCCTATTTATTACTATTGTAATCAACTCAGGAAAATTTGCCCAGTACAAAGAATTCAACCAAGTACCTAATCAAGAAGTGTGGTACAAGAACTTATGGTTCCTTTTTGTCGGGAAACCAACCACGGGAAAGTGGTTTTACAGGGATGGATTACCATCTTCTTTCCTCTCAGGCTTTGGAATTCTCTTTGATAATTGCAAGGGTTCTCCAGTGCTAGTCCTAGGCGATCAGCATGAACTAAATACCATGACCAAGTGGACCGAAAGCGGCCAAAGAGGGAATGAAAGAATTAAGGGGGTCAACTCAGAAGATAGCAATGAGGAAAACAAAAATTCCATTTTCAGAAGGGTACTAGGATGCATGCAACAATACTATATCATCCTTGACTTATTAAGAAGAGTTGGTATGGGAATGATATCTGTAGCTTATCCACCAGAAAAAACAAGTAAAAGCCTTTTTGCTCTG GTGTGTTTGGTATATTTGTCATTCAAAGTGGTTCAAAATCAACTGAAGCCAGAACTTTGGAACTAA
- the LOC107494815 gene encoding putative receptor protein kinase ZmPK1, producing MALSKLPFLLILFCSFDLSSSAFTSLARGYSLSAEKPAQDIIVSQNGIFSAGFFEIGDNAYCFAVWYTEKPNSQNIPTVVWTANRDQPVNGKYSKLSLSHAGNLELVDAGRIQTWSSRTESHEHVELYLNDDGNLVLHELQGTVLWQSFDSPTDTLLPGQLLIRQTLLVSGRSESNRSSGFYNLLFDSDNVLSLLYNGPDVSSSYWPVPWLVSWQAGRFTYNSSRVAVLNPLGEFSSSDNYTIRTSDYGLALQRRLTLDSDGNLRVYSRDLSQRKWYVSWQAIADSCNIHGICGPNSVCSFDQKNGRKCSCLPWYRVKNQNDWSYGCEPAFTLTCNKSESTFLELQNVELYGYDNNFVKNHTYSNCETLCIEDCNCKGFQYSFDEGSGQFLCYTKIQLRNGEHSPQLTGVTYLRVPRAKSFSSSRESVKKDDHICDVQIYREYIKKHVNRFSYLFLWFAIALGAFEMVCILVVWCFLMRTNPKSGIDQHGYQLVKLGFRKFSYSELKEATKGFSQEIGRGAGGIVYRGLLSDQRLVAIKKLNEAKEGEDEFLAEVSTIGRLNHMNLIEMWGYCAEGKHRLLVYEYMENGSLADCLSLNNTLDWSKMYNIALGTARGLAYLHEECLEWILHCDIKPQNILLDSNYEPKVSDFGLSKLLNRDNLKDSKFSMIRGTRGYMAPEWIFNLPITSKVDVYSYGVVLLEMITGRTATADIQAVNGVDTYNGRLKTSVREKRRVASWAEKIVDPPIGTDSDVNKMKVLVAVALKCVEEDKDARPTMSQVVEMLQCHDTDP from the exons ATGGCTTTGTCAAAGCTACCGTTTCTTCTGATCTTGTTTTGTTCATTTGATCTCTCATCTTCTGCATTTACATCACTTGCCAGGGGCTATTCTCTCTCTGCGGAGAAACCTGCACAAGACATCATTGTGTCGCAAAACGGCATCTTCTCCGCCGGGTTTTTCGAAATCGGCGACAACGCTTATTGCTTCGCCGTGTGGTACACCGAAAAGCCTAATTCCCAAAATATCCCTACCGTAGTTTGGACTGCGAATCGTGACCAACCGGTGAACGGAAAGTACTCCAAGCTTTCCCTCTCGCACGCCGGTAATCTTGAATTAGTGGATGCAG GTCGGATCCAAACTTGGTCTTCAAGAACAGAATCACATGAACATGTAGAATTGTACCTCAATGATGATGGAAATCTGGTTTTACATGAGTTGCAAGGAACTGTTCTATGGCAAAGTTTTGACTCTCCAACTGACACACTCCTTCCTGGCCAGCTTCTTATCAGACAAACACTACTAGTATCTGGAAGAAGCGAAAGCAACCGATCTTCCGGTTTCTATAACTTGTTATTTGACAGTGACAATGTTCTTAGTCTTCTTTACAACGGCCCTGATGTTTCAAGCTCTTATTGGCCAGTTCCTTGGCTTGTAAGTTGGCAAGCTGGTAGGTTTACTTATAATAGCAGCAGAGTTGCAGTGCTGAATCCTCTTGGAGAGTTCAGTTCGTCGGATAATTATACCATTAGAACATCTGACTATGGTTTGGCTCTACAAAGAAGACTAACATTAGATTCTGATGGAAATCTTCGTGTGTATAGTCGAGATCTGTCACAACGAAAATGGTATGTTTCTTGGCAAGCCATTGCTGATAGCTGCAACATTCATGGAATTTGTGGACCTAATTCTGTATGTAGTTTTGATCAAAAGAATGGAAGGAAATGTTCTTGTCTTCCATGGTATAGAGTGAAGAATCAAAATGATTGGTCTTATGGGTGTGAACCTGCGTTTACCCTTACTTGCAACAAAAGTGAGTCTACCTTCTTGGAGTTACAGAATGTTGAGCTTTATGGTTATGACaataattttgtcaaaaatCATACCTACAGTAACTGTGAGACTTTATGCATAGAAGACTGCAATTGCAAAGGTTTCCAATACTCATTTGATGAGGGAAGTGGCCAATTCTTGTGCTATACCAAAATACAATTGCGCAATGGAGAACATTCACCGCAGTTAACAGGAGTAACCTACTTGAGAGTTCCAAGAGCTAAGAGTTTTTCCAGCAGTAGAGAATCTGTTAAGAAAGATGATCACATTTGTGATGTACAAATTTATAGAGAGTATATTAAAAAACATGTAAATCGCTTCTCATACTTATTCTTGTGGTTTGCTATTGCGCTTGGAGCTTTTGAAATGGTTTGCATTCTTGTAGTTTGGTGTTTCTTGATGAGGACCAACCCAAAATCTGGTATAGATCAGCATGGCTACCAGCTTGTGAAATTGGGATTTAGGAAATTTAGTTACTCAGAGctgaaagaagcaacaaaagGGTTCAGCCAAGAGATTGGAAGGGGCGCAGGAGGAATTGTATACAGAGGACTATTGTCGGATCAAAGGCTTGTCGCGATAAAAAAACTCAACGAAGctaaagaaggagaagatgaattCCTTGCCGAAGTAAGCACCATTGGGAGGCTCAATCACATGAACTTGATTGAAATGTGGGGATATTGTGCAGAGGGAAAACATAGGCTTCTGGTGTATGAGTACATGGAAAATGGTTCTTTGGCAGATTGCCTCTCATTGAATAATACACTAGACTGGAGCAAGATGTATAACATTGCGCTCGGAACAGCGAGAGGTCTAGCATATTTACATGAAGAATGCTTGGAATGGATTCTGCATTGTGATATAAAGCCGCAAAACATACTTCTTGATTCAAACTATGAGCCAAAGGTATCAGATTTTGGCTTGTCTAAGCTGCTAAATAGAGATAACCTCAAGGATTCTAAATTCTCAATGATCAGAGGAACCAGAGGATATATGGCACCTGAGTGGATTTTTAACTTACCAATCACATCCAAAGTCGACGTGTATAGCTATGGAGTTGTTCTGTTGGAGATGATAACTGGAAGAACTGCAACAGCAGATATCCAAGCAGTTAATGGAGTAGACACATACAATGGGAGGCTCAAAACATCTGTGAGAGAGAAAAGGCGAGTGGCATCATGGGCGGAGAAAATCGTTGATCCACCCATTGGGACAGATTCTGATGTGAATAAGATGAAGGTCTTAGTTGCAGTGGCTTTGAAATGTGTAGAGGAAGACAAAGATGCACGACCAACTATGAGCCAAGTGGTTGAGATGCTTCAGTGCCATGACACAGATCCTTAG